In Lactococcus paracarnosus, a genomic segment contains:
- a CDS encoding Nif3-like dinuclear metal center hexameric protein, with protein MKIQEVIDRLMAYHPDLGDAETCDGIKFGDAQVACTGIVSALVPTVEVIKHAISLGANLLIVHEPTSYLTPDWSTWRADFDCQVYDEKIALIQAHQLVIFRDHDHMHAHQPDQIFTGVLTYLGWLPYLTATQTVPFGFTIEFPESKTLLAINEELMTKIGMNGLRYIGNGQARIKKLAFVGHLFPDAFIPQQEKEDGTWTDYATEVIKSMVQDGIECIIPGEVVEWTVLSYIRDANAQGKNLACINPGHFNWEELGAKYAVAWLKEITDAQVPVTYVATGDLWQYQIKQ; from the coding sequence ATGAAAATTCAAGAAGTAATTGATCGTTTGATGGCCTACCATCCAGATTTAGGTGATGCAGAAACGTGTGATGGTATTAAATTTGGAGATGCACAAGTAGCTTGTACAGGTATTGTCTCGGCTTTGGTCCCAACAGTTGAGGTCATCAAACACGCTATTTCATTAGGTGCTAATCTTTTAATCGTTCATGAGCCAACATCATATCTGACGCCTGATTGGTCAACATGGCGTGCAGATTTTGACTGTCAAGTTTATGATGAAAAAATAGCTTTAATTCAAGCGCATCAACTTGTGATTTTTCGAGATCATGATCATATGCATGCACATCAACCAGACCAAATTTTTACAGGTGTCTTAACCTATTTAGGGTGGCTACCTTATTTGACGGCAACACAAACTGTTCCTTTTGGGTTTACCATCGAATTTCCAGAGTCAAAAACACTTCTTGCGATTAATGAAGAGTTGATGACGAAAATTGGGATGAATGGCTTACGCTATATTGGCAATGGCCAAGCTAGGATTAAAAAACTTGCTTTTGTCGGTCATCTTTTTCCAGATGCTTTTATCCCACAACAGGAAAAAGAAGATGGGACTTGGACAGATTATGCAACTGAAGTCATAAAAAGCATGGTGCAGGATGGCATCGAGTGTATCATTCCAGGTGAAGTGGTAGAGTGGACAGTGCTATCTTATATTCGTGATGCTAATGCTCAGGGAAAAAATCTTGCTTGTATTAATCCAGGCCATTTTAATTGGGAAGAATTAGGGGCAAAGTATGCAGTAGCATGGCTTAAAGAGATTACAGACGCGCAAGTACCTGTGACTTATGTGGCAACTGGAGATCTTTGGCAGTACCAAATTAAGCAATGA